One Leclercia pneumoniae genomic region harbors:
- the ahr gene encoding NADPH-dependent aldehyde reductase Ahr, whose product MSMIKSYAAPQAGAELELYEYDAGELKAEDVEVQVDYCGICHSDLSMIDNEWGFSNYPLVAGHEVIGRVVALGTAAQDKGLKVGQRVGIGWTARSCGHCDACISGNQINCLEGAVPTILNKGGFADKLRADWQWVIPLPDSIDIESAGPLLCGGITVFKPLLMHHITATSRVGVIGIGGLGHIAIKLLHAMGCEVTAFSSNPAKEQEVLAMGADKVVNSRDPEALKALAGQFDLIINTVNVDLDWQPYFEALAYGGNFHTVGAVLKPLPVPAFTLIGGDRSVSGSATGTPFELRKLMKFAGRTKVSPTTELYPMSKINEAIQHVRDGKARYRVVLKADF is encoded by the coding sequence ATGTCGATGATAAAAAGCTATGCCGCGCCGCAGGCGGGTGCAGAACTTGAGCTGTACGAGTACGATGCGGGTGAGCTAAAAGCAGAAGACGTCGAAGTTCAGGTAGATTATTGCGGCATTTGCCACTCGGATCTGTCGATGATCGACAACGAATGGGGCTTTTCAAATTATCCCCTGGTTGCCGGGCATGAGGTCATCGGCCGTGTGGTTGCGCTGGGCACTGCCGCGCAGGACAAAGGGCTGAAAGTTGGCCAGCGCGTGGGCATTGGCTGGACGGCACGCAGCTGTGGACATTGTGATGCCTGTATCAGCGGTAACCAGATTAACTGTCTGGAAGGCGCGGTACCTACCATTCTCAATAAGGGCGGGTTCGCCGACAAACTGCGCGCCGACTGGCAGTGGGTGATCCCGCTACCGGACAGCATTGATATCGAATCCGCAGGCCCGCTGCTCTGCGGCGGTATTACGGTATTTAAACCGCTGCTGATGCACCACATCACCGCCACCAGCCGCGTGGGCGTAATTGGTATTGGCGGACTGGGCCACATTGCCATTAAGTTACTGCACGCCATGGGCTGCGAAGTGACGGCGTTCAGCTCTAACCCGGCGAAAGAGCAGGAAGTGCTGGCAATGGGCGCCGATAAAGTGGTGAACAGCCGCGATCCGGAAGCCCTGAAAGCGCTGGCGGGTCAGTTCGATCTGATCATCAACACCGTGAACGTCGATCTCGACTGGCAGCCGTACTTTGAAGCGCTGGCCTACGGCGGTAACTTCCATACCGTTGGGGCAGTGCTGAAGCCGCTGCCGGTTCCGGCATTTACCCTGATTGGTGGCGATCGCAGCGTATCTGGCTCTGCAACCGGCACACCGTTCGAGTTGCGCAAACTGATGAAGTTTGCCGGACGCACCAAAGTGTCCCCAACCACCGAACTGTATCCGATGTCGAAAATCAATGAGGCTATCCAGCACGTGCGCGACGGCAAGGCCCGTTACCGCGTGGTGTTAAAAGCCGATTTCTGA
- a CDS encoding glycerone kinase, whose protein sequence is MSRFFFNDREQLVNDAIEGMLISTPHANLARLDIDPAIRVVARADWDKSRVAVISGGGSGHEPAHAGFVGKGMLTAAVCGDLFASPSVDAVLNAIMAVTGEHGCLLIVKNYTGDRLNFGLAAEKAKGYGLNVEMVIVADDIALPDNKQPRGIAGTVLVHKIAGYAAEQGKSLREVRDLAQQACDNLWSLGVAMRTCSLPGSDEEEGRIQQGQVELGLGIHGEPGASIVNTQNSKTIIDTLVKPLQEQAGAGRLAVMINNLGGVSALEMAQLTKELAHSAVKDQIDWLIGPATLVSSLDMKGFSLSCLKLNDTFEQALNSPVETLGWQKPVAFAPMRTVSHEVVRDKVEFTPSDNAQIAAWVGAATQTLLDLENRLNALDAKVGDGDTGSTFAQGAKEIAQRLAQKQLPLNDPAKLLLLVGERLATVMGGSSGVLMSIFFTAAGQSLLEGKTVPESLLSGLAQMKHYGGAAPGDRTLIDALQPALEALQQGDIQAAAQAAQQGAEATASMHKAGAGRSSYVNKENLQGVTDPGAVAVAEVFKALAK, encoded by the coding sequence ATGTCCAGATTCTTTTTTAACGACCGCGAACAGCTGGTCAATGACGCCATTGAAGGCATGCTGATTTCTACACCACACGCTAATCTCGCCAGGCTTGATATTGACCCGGCTATTCGCGTTGTCGCCCGTGCTGACTGGGATAAAAGCCGCGTGGCGGTTATTTCCGGCGGTGGTTCGGGTCATGAACCCGCCCATGCCGGGTTTGTGGGCAAGGGGATGCTCACCGCAGCGGTGTGCGGCGATCTTTTTGCTTCGCCGAGCGTTGACGCGGTCTTGAATGCGATCATGGCGGTAACGGGCGAGCATGGCTGCCTGTTGATCGTCAAAAACTATACCGGCGATCGTCTGAACTTTGGCCTCGCGGCAGAAAAGGCCAAGGGCTACGGGCTGAACGTCGAAATGGTGATCGTGGCCGACGACATTGCTCTGCCTGATAACAAACAACCGCGAGGCATTGCGGGTACGGTGCTGGTGCATAAGATAGCCGGTTACGCTGCCGAGCAGGGGAAATCGCTCCGTGAGGTTCGGGATCTCGCCCAGCAGGCCTGCGATAACCTCTGGAGCCTCGGTGTGGCGATGCGCACATGCAGTCTGCCCGGCAGCGATGAAGAAGAGGGGCGTATCCAGCAGGGGCAAGTCGAGCTGGGTCTCGGGATCCACGGTGAGCCGGGTGCGTCGATTGTCAATACCCAGAACAGTAAAACAATCATCGACACCCTGGTGAAACCGCTGCAGGAGCAGGCTGGCGCCGGGCGGCTGGCGGTTATGATCAATAACCTCGGCGGCGTATCTGCGCTGGAGATGGCGCAGCTTACCAAAGAGCTGGCGCACTCAGCGGTAAAAGACCAGATTGACTGGCTTATCGGCCCGGCGACGCTGGTCAGTTCGCTGGATATGAAAGGCTTTTCGCTCTCGTGTTTGAAGCTGAACGACACCTTTGAGCAGGCACTCAATTCGCCAGTGGAGACCCTGGGCTGGCAAAAACCCGTCGCCTTTGCGCCAATGCGTACGGTATCGCACGAGGTTGTGCGCGACAAAGTGGAATTTACCCCCTCCGATAATGCGCAAATTGCCGCGTGGGTGGGCGCAGCGACGCAGACGCTGCTGGATCTGGAAAACCGGCTCAACGCGCTGGATGCGAAAGTAGGCGATGGCGATACCGGATCTACCTTTGCGCAAGGTGCGAAGGAGATAGCCCAACGCCTTGCGCAAAAGCAGTTGCCGCTAAATGATCCCGCGAAGTTGTTATTGCTGGTGGGTGAAAGATTGGCGACGGTGATGGGCGGCTCGAGCGGCGTATTGATGTCGATCTTCTTTACCGCCGCCGGGCAGTCGTTGCTGGAGGGTAAAACCGTGCCAGAGTCGTTGTTGAGCGGGTTGGCGCAAATGAAGCATTACGGTGGGGCCGCGCCTGGGGATCGCACCCTGATCGATGCGCTCCAGCCCGCGCTGGAAGCTTTGCAGCAAGGGGATATTCAGGCTGCTGCACAGGCCGCTCAGCAGGGTGCAGAGGCGACGGCCAGCATGCACAAAGCCGGTGCGGGGCGTTCATCCTATGTCAATAAAGAGAATCTTCAAGGGGTGACCGATCCGGGTGCGGTGGCGGTGGCGGAGGTGTTTAAAGCGCTGGCGAAGTAG
- a CDS encoding helicase HerA-like C-terminal domain-containing protein: protein MSTPLLIARTLDHELFLLPAMANRHGLITGATGTGKTVTLQKLAESFSSCGVPVFVADVKGDLTGIAQEGVGSEKLLARLKNIGVTDWQPQGNPVVLWDIFGEKGHPVRATVSDLGPLLLARLLNLNEVQSGVLNIIFRIADEQGLLLLDFKDLRAITHYIGDNAKSFQTQYGNISSASIGAIQRGLLTLEQQGAGHFFGEPMLDIKDWMRTDSNGKGIINILSAEKLYQMPKLYAASLLWMLSEIYEQLPEAGDLEKPKLVFFFDEAHLLFSGAPQVLLDKIEQVIRLIRSKGVGVWFVSQNPSDIPDNVLGQLGNRVQHALRAFTPKDQKAVKAAAQTMRANPAFSTEEAIQALGTGEALISFLDVKGSPSVVERAMVIAPNSRMGPVTDDERNGLINHSPVYGKYEDEIDRESAFEKLQAGIEASPQQQSAPTAKGDAAATDDGILGGLKDILFGSTGPRGGKRDGVVQTMAKSAARQVTNQIVRGMLGSLLGGRRR, encoded by the coding sequence ATGAGTACTCCTCTGCTAATTGCTCGTACGCTGGATCACGAGCTGTTTCTCCTCCCTGCAATGGCAAACCGACACGGGCTCATTACCGGTGCCACCGGCACGGGCAAAACCGTCACCCTACAAAAGCTGGCTGAATCATTCTCAAGCTGTGGCGTACCGGTATTTGTGGCCGATGTGAAGGGCGATTTGACCGGCATTGCGCAGGAGGGCGTTGGCTCAGAGAAGCTGCTCGCCAGACTGAAAAACATCGGTGTGACCGACTGGCAACCGCAGGGTAACCCGGTCGTCTTGTGGGATATCTTCGGCGAAAAAGGCCACCCGGTACGTGCCACCGTTTCCGATCTGGGCCCGCTGCTGCTGGCACGGCTGCTCAATCTGAACGAGGTGCAGTCTGGCGTGCTGAATATCATCTTTCGTATTGCCGACGAACAGGGATTACTGCTGCTGGATTTCAAAGATCTACGCGCTATCACCCACTATATTGGCGATAACGCCAAATCTTTCCAGACCCAGTATGGCAACATCAGTTCCGCCTCGATTGGCGCTATTCAGCGTGGATTGCTCACGCTTGAGCAGCAAGGCGCCGGGCACTTCTTCGGCGAACCGATGCTGGATATTAAGGACTGGATGCGCACCGACAGTAACGGTAAGGGCATCATTAACATTCTGAGCGCGGAAAAGCTCTATCAGATGCCCAAACTGTACGCCGCCAGTCTGCTATGGATGCTCTCTGAAATATATGAACAACTCCCTGAAGCGGGCGATCTGGAAAAACCCAAACTGGTGTTCTTCTTTGACGAAGCACATCTGCTGTTCAGCGGTGCTCCGCAGGTCTTACTCGACAAGATTGAACAAGTGATCCGTTTGATCCGCTCGAAAGGGGTTGGCGTCTGGTTTGTTTCGCAAAATCCGTCCGATATCCCTGACAACGTACTGGGTCAGTTAGGTAACCGCGTACAGCACGCCCTGCGCGCCTTCACGCCAAAAGATCAAAAGGCGGTTAAAGCGGCCGCACAGACCATGCGCGCCAATCCAGCGTTCAGTACGGAAGAGGCAATTCAGGCGCTGGGCACCGGTGAAGCCTTGATCTCCTTCCTGGATGTCAAAGGCAGCCCCTCAGTGGTAGAGCGCGCAATGGTGATCGCACCCAACTCACGTATGGGGCCCGTCACTGACGATGAACGTAACGGGCTAATTAACCACTCTCCGGTTTACGGCAAATACGAAGACGAGATCGATCGGGAATCGGCTTTTGAAAAGTTACAGGCGGGGATAGAGGCGAGCCCGCAGCAGCAGAGTGCTCCCACTGCGAAAGGCGATGCAGCGGCCACGGACGATGGCATTCTGGGCGGGCTCAAAGATATTCTGTTTGGCAGCACCGGGCCGCGCGGGGGTAAGCGCGACGGCGTGGTACAAACTATGGCGAAAAGCGCAGCACGCCAGGTCACCAATCAGATCGTACGCGGCATGCTGGGCAGCTTGTTAGGCGGACGTAGACGCTAA
- a CDS encoding TIGR01212 family radical SAM protein (This family includes YhcC from E. coli K-12, an uncharacterized radical SAM protein.), which produces MQLQKLVNMFGGDLLRRYGEKVHKLTLHGGFSCPNRDGTIGRGGCTFCNVASFADETQQQHSMAEQLAHQASRVNRARHYLAYFQAYTSTWAEVQVLRAMYQQAVSQANIVGLCVGTRPDCVPDAVLDLLSEYHAQGYEVWLELGLQSAHDKTLHRINRGHDFACYQRTTRLARERGLKVCSHLIVGLPGEGLQQGLETLENVVETGVDGIKLHPLHIVTGSIMAKAWEAGRVNGITLEEYTVTAGEMIRHTPPEVVYHRISASARRPTLLAPLWCENRWTGMVEIDKYLIEHGVQGSALGRPWLPPLASTSA; this is translated from the coding sequence ATGCAGTTACAGAAATTAGTCAATATGTTTGGTGGGGATCTTTTACGTCGTTATGGCGAAAAGGTCCATAAGCTGACGCTGCACGGTGGTTTCAGCTGCCCCAACCGCGATGGAACTATTGGCCGTGGCGGCTGTACCTTCTGCAACGTGGCCTCTTTCGCCGATGAAACACAGCAGCAGCACTCCATGGCTGAACAGCTGGCGCATCAGGCGAGCCGGGTCAATCGCGCCAGACATTATCTGGCCTACTTCCAGGCTTATACCAGCACCTGGGCAGAGGTGCAGGTACTGCGCGCCATGTATCAGCAGGCCGTAAGCCAGGCGAATATCGTCGGGCTCTGTGTCGGCACGCGTCCGGATTGTGTCCCTGATGCCGTATTAGACCTGCTGAGCGAATACCACGCGCAGGGTTATGAAGTCTGGCTGGAGTTGGGGTTACAGAGCGCGCACGACAAAACGCTACACCGTATTAATCGCGGCCATGACTTTGCCTGCTACCAGCGCACTACGCGGCTGGCGCGTGAACGGGGGCTTAAGGTGTGCTCGCATCTGATTGTAGGCTTGCCCGGAGAGGGGCTCCAGCAGGGGCTCGAGACGCTGGAAAATGTGGTCGAAACCGGCGTGGATGGCATCAAGCTGCATCCGCTACATATCGTGACCGGCAGTATTATGGCAAAGGCCTGGGAAGCGGGAAGGGTAAATGGAATTACACTCGAAGAGTACACCGTGACGGCGGGGGAGATGATCCGCCATACGCCGCCAGAAGTGGTTTACCACCGTATATCCGCCAGCGCCCGCCGTCCAACGCTGCTGGCACCGCTCTGGTGCGAGAACCGCTGGACGGGGATGGTGGAAATCGATAAATACCTCATTGAGCACGGGGTTCAGGGGAGTGCCCTGGGGCGCCCTTGGCTACCACCTTTAGCGTCTACGTCCGCCTAA
- the gltB gene encoding glutamate synthase large subunit produces MLYDKSLEKDNCGFGLIAHIEGEPSHKVVRTAIHALARMQHRGAILADGKTGDGCGLLLQKPDRFFRIVAEERGWRLAKNYAVGMLFLNQDPEKAAASRRIVEEELQRETLSIVGWRDVPTNEGVLGEIALSSLPRIEQIFVNAPAGWRPRDMERRLFIARRRIEKRLQEDKEFYVCSLSNLVNIYKGLCMPADLPRFYLDLADLRLESAICLFHQRFSTNTVPRWPLAQPFRYLAHNGEINTITGNRQWARARTYKFQTPLIPDLHDAAPFVNETGSDSSSMDNMLELLLAGGMDIVRAMRLLVPPAWQNNPDMDPELRAFFDFNSMHMEPWDGPAGIVMSDGRFAACNLDRNGLRPARYVITKDKLITCASEVGIWDYQPDEVVEKGRVGPGELMVIDTRGGRILHSAETDNDLKSRHPYKEWMEKNVRRLVPFEELPDEEVGSREMDDDALASFQKQFNYSAEELDSVIRVLGENGQEAVGSMGDDTPFAVLSSQPRIIYDYFRQQFAQVTNPPIDPLREAHVMSLATSIGREMNVFCEAEGQAHRLTFKSPILLYSDFKQLTTLQEDHYRADTLDITFDVTEATLEETVKALCDKAEQMVRNGTVLLVLSDRNIAKNRLPVPAPMAVGAIQTRLVDKSLRCDANIIVETASARDPHHFAVLLGFGATAIYPYLAYETLAKLVDSRAIDKDYRTVMLNYRNGINKGLYKIMSKMGISTIASYRCSKLFEAVGLHDDVAELCFQGVISRISGAGFADFQQDLLNLSKRAWLARKPLEQGGLLKYVHGGEYHAYNPDVVRTLQQAVQSGEYSDYQQYAELVNNRPAATLRDLIALNPGDEAVSIDDVEPASELFKRFDTAAMSIGALSPEAHEALAEAMNSIGGNSNSGEGGEDPARYGTNKVSRIKQVASGRFGVTPAYLVNADVIQIKVAQGAKPGEGGQLPGDKVTPYIAKLRYSVPGVTLISPPPHHDIYSIEDLAQLIFDLKQVNPQAMISVKLVSEPGVGTIATGVAKAYADLITIAGYDGGTGASPLSSVKYAGCPWELGLVETQQALVANGLRHKIRLQVDGGLKTGLDIIKAAILGAESFGFGTGPMVALGCKYLRICHLNNCATGVATQDEKLRKNHYHGLPFKVTNYFEFIARETRELMAQLGVKRLVDLIGRTDLLKELEGFTAKQQKLELSKLLETAQPHPGKAVYCTEKNPPFDNGVLNAQLLQQAKPYVDDKQSKTFWFDIRNTDRSVGASLSGYIAQTHGDQGLASDPITAHFSGTAGQSFGVWNAGGVELYLTGDANDYVGKGMAGGLLAVRPPVGSAFRSHEASIIGNTCLYGATGGRLFAAGRAGERFAVRNSGAITVVEGIGDNGCEYMTGGIVCVLGKTGVNFGAGMTGGFAYVLDESGDFRKRVNPELVEVLDVESLAIHEEHLRGLITEHVQHTGSSRGEEILANWPAFSSKFALVKPKSSDVKALLGHRSRSAAELRVQAQ; encoded by the coding sequence ATGTTGTACGATAAATCCCTTGAGAAGGATAACTGTGGTTTCGGCCTGATCGCCCACATAGAAGGCGAACCTAGCCACAAGGTAGTGCGTACTGCCATTCACGCACTGGCCCGCATGCAGCACCGTGGTGCCATCCTTGCCGATGGTAAAACCGGCGACGGTTGCGGTCTGCTGCTGCAAAAACCGGATCGTTTCTTCCGTATCGTGGCGGAAGAGCGCGGCTGGCGTTTAGCCAAAAACTACGCTGTCGGCATGCTGTTCCTGAATCAGGATCCTGAAAAAGCAGCCGCCTCACGCCGCATCGTTGAAGAAGAACTTCAGCGCGAAACCCTGTCGATTGTCGGCTGGCGCGATGTGCCAACCAATGAAGGGGTGCTCGGTGAAATTGCCCTCTCCTCGCTGCCTCGCATTGAACAAATTTTTGTCAACGCGCCTGCGGGCTGGCGTCCACGTGATATGGAACGCCGTCTGTTTATCGCTCGCCGCCGCATTGAAAAACGTCTCCAGGAAGACAAAGAGTTCTACGTCTGTAGCCTCTCCAACCTGGTGAACATCTATAAAGGTCTGTGTATGCCGGCTGACCTGCCGCGCTTCTACCTGGACCTGGCGGACCTGCGTCTGGAATCGGCCATTTGCCTGTTCCACCAGCGCTTCTCCACCAACACCGTTCCACGCTGGCCGCTGGCTCAGCCGTTCCGCTATCTGGCACACAACGGCGAGATCAACACCATCACCGGTAACCGCCAGTGGGCGCGCGCCCGTACCTATAAGTTCCAGACTCCACTGATCCCCGATCTGCACGATGCCGCACCGTTCGTGAACGAAACCGGCTCGGACTCCAGCTCCATGGATAACATGCTTGAGCTGCTGCTGGCTGGCGGGATGGACATCGTCCGTGCCATGCGTCTGCTTGTGCCACCGGCCTGGCAGAACAACCCGGACATGGATCCTGAACTGCGCGCGTTCTTCGACTTTAACTCCATGCACATGGAGCCGTGGGACGGCCCGGCGGGCATTGTTATGTCCGATGGCCGCTTTGCCGCCTGTAACCTGGACCGTAACGGCCTGCGTCCTGCGCGCTACGTCATCACCAAAGATAAGCTCATCACCTGCGCGTCTGAAGTCGGCATCTGGGATTACCAGCCTGATGAAGTGGTCGAGAAAGGCCGCGTCGGCCCGGGCGAGCTGATGGTTATCGATACCCGTGGCGGGCGTATTCTGCACTCCGCTGAAACCGATAACGATCTGAAAAGCCGCCACCCGTACAAAGAGTGGATGGAGAAAAACGTTCGTCGCCTGGTGCCTTTTGAAGAGCTGCCGGACGAAGAAGTGGGTAGCCGTGAGATGGATGACGATGCGCTCGCGAGCTTCCAGAAACAGTTTAACTACAGCGCGGAAGAGCTGGACTCGGTTATCCGCGTACTGGGCGAAAATGGCCAGGAAGCGGTCGGATCAATGGGCGACGATACCCCATTTGCCGTCCTCTCCAGCCAGCCGCGTATTATTTATGACTACTTCCGCCAGCAGTTTGCGCAGGTAACCAACCCGCCAATCGATCCGCTGCGTGAAGCGCACGTCATGTCGCTGGCCACCAGCATCGGCCGCGAGATGAACGTCTTCTGCGAAGCCGAAGGCCAGGCGCACCGTCTGACCTTTAAATCGCCGATTCTGCTCTATTCCGATTTCAAACAGCTTACGACGCTGCAAGAGGATCACTATCGCGCCGACACGCTTGATATTACCTTCGACGTGACCGAAGCGACCCTCGAAGAGACGGTGAAGGCGCTGTGCGACAAAGCGGAGCAGATGGTACGTAACGGTACCGTGCTGCTGGTGCTCTCTGACCGCAACATTGCCAAAAACCGTCTGCCAGTGCCTGCGCCGATGGCGGTGGGAGCGATTCAAACCCGTCTGGTGGATAAGAGCCTGCGCTGCGATGCCAACATCATTGTTGAAACCGCCAGCGCCCGCGATCCGCACCACTTCGCCGTGCTGTTAGGCTTTGGTGCGACGGCCATCTACCCGTACCTGGCCTACGAAACGCTGGCGAAGCTGGTCGATAGCCGTGCCATCGACAAAGATTACCGCACTGTCATGTTGAACTACCGCAACGGTATCAACAAAGGCCTGTACAAGATCATGTCCAAGATGGGCATCTCGACTATCGCCTCTTACCGCTGTTCGAAGCTGTTTGAAGCCGTGGGTCTGCATGACGATGTGGCAGAACTCTGCTTCCAGGGCGTGATCAGCCGCATCAGCGGCGCGGGCTTTGCTGATTTCCAGCAAGACCTGCTCAACCTTTCCAAACGTGCATGGCTGGCGCGTAAACCACTGGAACAAGGTGGTCTACTGAAATACGTTCACGGGGGCGAATACCATGCCTATAACCCGGACGTTGTGCGCACGCTGCAGCAGGCAGTGCAGAGCGGCGAGTACAGCGACTATCAGCAGTACGCTGAACTGGTCAATAACCGTCCGGCGGCAACGCTGCGCGACCTGATTGCCCTGAATCCGGGTGATGAAGCGGTCAGCATCGATGACGTTGAACCGGCGTCCGAGCTGTTCAAACGCTTCGATACCGCGGCGATGTCTATCGGCGCGCTCAGCCCGGAAGCTCATGAAGCGCTGGCAGAAGCCATGAACAGCATCGGCGGCAACTCGAACTCCGGCGAAGGCGGCGAAGATCCTGCGCGCTACGGCACCAATAAAGTGTCGCGCATTAAGCAGGTGGCATCCGGTCGCTTTGGCGTAACGCCTGCGTACCTGGTTAACGCCGACGTGATTCAGATTAAGGTCGCTCAGGGGGCAAAACCGGGCGAAGGTGGTCAGTTGCCGGGTGATAAAGTCACGCCGTACATCGCTAAATTGCGCTACTCGGTGCCGGGCGTGACGCTGATCTCCCCGCCGCCGCACCACGATATCTACTCTATCGAGGACTTAGCGCAGCTGATTTTCGACCTGAAACAGGTTAATCCGCAGGCGATGATCTCCGTGAAGCTGGTTTCCGAACCGGGCGTCGGCACCATCGCTACCGGCGTGGCAAAAGCCTACGCAGACTTGATCACCATTGCCGGCTACGACGGTGGTACCGGCGCAAGCCCGCTCTCCTCCGTGAAATACGCTGGCTGTCCGTGGGAGCTGGGCCTGGTGGAAACCCAGCAGGCGCTGGTGGCGAACGGCCTGCGCCACAAGATCCGCCTGCAGGTAGACGGGGGTCTGAAAACCGGCCTCGACATCATCAAGGCGGCGATCCTCGGTGCAGAAAGCTTTGGCTTCGGCACCGGCCCGATGGTGGCGCTGGGCTGTAAATACCTGCGTATTTGCCACCTCAACAACTGCGCAACCGGTGTGGCAACCCAGGACGAAAAGCTGCGTAAGAACCATTACCATGGTCTTCCCTTCAAAGTGACCAACTACTTTGAATTTATTGCCCGCGAAACGCGCGAGCTGATGGCGCAGCTGGGCGTGAAGCGTCTGGTGGATCTGATTGGCCGTACCGACCTGCTGAAAGAGCTGGAAGGATTTACCGCCAAACAGCAGAAACTGGAGCTGAGCAAGCTGCTGGAAACCGCGCAGCCGCACCCTGGCAAAGCGGTCTATTGCACCGAGAAAAACCCGCCGTTTGACAACGGCGTGCTGAATGCACAGTTGCTGCAGCAGGCGAAGCCGTATGTGGATGATAAGCAGAGCAAAACTTTCTGGTTTGATATCCGCAATACTGACCGCTCCGTCGGCGCATCGCTCTCCGGCTACATCGCGCAAACGCACGGCGACCAGGGCCTGGCATCCGATCCGATTACCGCGCACTTCAGCGGCACGGCGGGTCAGAGCTTCGGCGTCTGGAACGCGGGCGGCGTGGAGCTGTACCTGACCGGAGATGCCAACGACTACGTGGGTAAAGGCATGGCGGGTGGTCTGCTGGCGGTACGTCCGCCGGTCGGTTCTGCCTTCCGTAGCCACGAAGCCAGCATTATCGGTAACACCTGCCTGTACGGCGCGACCGGCGGTCGTCTGTTTGCAGCCGGTCGTGCGGGTGAGCGTTTTGCAGTGCGTAACTCCGGTGCTATCACCGTGGTAGAAGGTATTGGCGACAACGGTTGTGAGTATATGACCGGCGGGATCGTCTGTGTTCTGGGCAAAACCGGTGTGAACTTCGGTGCCGGTATGACGGGCGGCTTCGCCTACGTGCTGGACGAAAGCGGTGATTTCCGTAAACGTGTAAACCCGGAGCTGGTTGAAGTGCTGGATGTTGAATCCCTGGCGATCCACGAAGAGCATCTGCGCGGTCTTATCACCGAGCACGTGCAGCATACCGGTTCTTCACGCGGCGAAGAGATTCTGGCGAACTGGCCAGCCTTCTCCTCGAAATTCGCGCTGGTTAAACCGAAGTCCAGCGATGTTAAAGCCCTGTTGGGTCACCGTAGTCGTAGCGCAGCAGAGCTGCGCGTGCAGGCGCAGTAA